From Puntigrus tetrazona isolate hp1 chromosome 8, ASM1883169v1, whole genome shotgun sequence, the proteins below share one genomic window:
- the LOC122350969 gene encoding synphilin-1 isoform X3, protein MDVPEYLDLDEIDFTDDLPYSSKSIPELCRRHDGAADERQVLVSAPSINWARSALSGGAGIKPTGIADVYSKFRPVKRVSPLKHQPQESDPETEAKSAEAGKSRGLPLLGELEHYDLDMDEILDVPYIKSEKRSAAAVKDSLLSPVSWPDVRKPRPDQDGLRAPGAHGSEPDALLSDKADGGPSAFPLPPRQDKPWRTFGEADEESKKTQNILNIVREGQISLLPHFAAENLELIRDEDGNNLLHVSAAQGHTDCLQHLTSLMGEDCLNERNTQQLTPAGLAVRNGHLECVRWMVSETEAIAELSCTREHPSLIHYAARHGQERVLLWLLQFMQEQGISLDEADQNGNTAVHVAAQFGHLSCVQTLVEYGSNVTVQNQQGERPSQSAERQGHSTCSRYLVVVETCMSLASQVVKLTKQLHDSHVESWPEMILSAEAAPDNGQWTLKQRHMDSDAGQRKLLGEAGPAAGPMRRLGPGERRELKLARLKQIMQRSLSESDAEESKAPGPERPTQLSIAEPDENKHKFSLTHRTSKPADACNPSPSSDHSDPETKSEELPDGQKLTTSPKSALKSPSSRRKTSQNLKLRVTFDEPPRKDGPAPDAKAPSGKDKPESGKRAFGTFRSIMETLSGNQNSNNNNAPSAKKSESKSRNKTSAV, encoded by the exons ATGGACGTTCCTGAATACCTGGATCTGGATGAGATTGACTTCACGGATGATTTACCT TACTCGTCCAAGAGTATTCCTGAGCTGTGCCGGAGACACGATGGAGCGGCCGACGAGAGACAAG ttttGGTTTCAGCTCCGTCTATTAACTGGGCTCGCAGCGCGCTGTCCGGCGGAGCGGGAATCAAACCCACCGGCATCGCCGACGTCTACAGCAAGTTCCGTCCGGTCAAGCGCGTGTCTCCGCTCAAACACCAGCCGCAGGAGTCTGACCCCGAGACCGAGGCCAAGAGCGCCGAGGCCGGTAAGAGCCGAGGCCTGCCGCTGCTGGGAGAGCTGGAGCACTACGACCTGGACATGGACGAGATCCTGGACGTGCCCTACATCAAGTCCGAGAAGAGGAGCGCGGCCGCGGTGAAAGACAGCCTCCTGTCGCCCGTCAGCTGGCCCGACGTCAGGAAGCCCCGGCCGGATCAGGACGGGCTCCGGGCCCCGGGTGCTCACGGGTCAGAGCCGGACGCTCTTCTCTCCGACAAAGCCGACGGCGGCCCGAGCGCCTTCCCTCTCCCGCCGAGGCAGGACAAGCCCTGGAGGACGTTTGGAGAAGCGGACGAGGAAAGCAAGAAGACCCAGAACATCCTGAACATCGTGAGAGAAGGACAGATCTCGCTGCTG CCTCACTTCGCGGCGGAGAACCTGGAGCTCATCCGAGACGAGGACGGGAACAACCTGCTCCATGTGTCTGCGGCTCAGGGTCACACCGACTGCCTGCAGCACCTCACCTCGCTAATGGGCGAGGACTGCCTTAACGAACGCAACACACAGCAGCTGACGCCCGCCGGCCTCGCCGTCAgg aatggTCATCTGGAGTGTGTGCGCTGGATGGTGAGTGAAACCGAAGCCATCGCCGAGCTCAGCTGTACTCGTGAACATCCCAGCCTCATCCACTACGCCGCGAGACACGGAcag GAGCGGGTGCTGCTGTGGCTGCTTCAGTTCATGCAGGAGCAGGGCATCTCTCTGGACGAGGCGGATCAGAACGGGAACACAGCGGTTCATGTGGCGGCTCAGTTCGGACATCTCAGCTGTGTTCAG ACTCTGGTGGAGTACGGCTCAAACGTGACGGTGCAGAACCAGCAGGGCGAGCGTCCGTCCCAGAGTGCCGAGCGGCAGGGTCACAGCACCTGCTCCAGGTATCTGGTGGTGGTGGAGACCTGCATGTCTCTGGCCTCGCAGGTGGTCAAACTGACCAAACAACTGCACGA CTCTCACGTCGAGTCGTGGCCGGAGATGATCTTGTCGGCCGAAGCGGCTCCTGATAACGGTCAGTGGACGCTGAAGCAGAGACACATGGACTCGGACGCCGGCCAGCGCAAGCTTCTGGGGGAGGCGGGGCCTGCAGCCGGACCAATGAGACGGCTGGGGCCAGGCGAGAGGCGGGAACTCAAGCTGGCTCGTCTCAAGCAGATCATGCAGCGCTCTCTCAGCGAATCAGACGCAGAAGAGTCCAAAGCGCCCGGCCCCGAGCGGCCCACGCAGCTGTCCATCGCGGAGCCCGACGAGAACAAGCACAAGTTCTCCTTAACCCACAGAACTTCCAAACCCGCGGACGCCTGCAACCCGTCTCCGTCGTCTGACCACAGCGACCCGGAAACCAAGAGCGAAGAGCTTCCCGACGGCCAGAAGCTCACCACCAGTCCCAAGAGCGCCCTCAAGTCCCCGTCGTCTCGCAGGAAGACCTCGCAGAACCTCAAGCTGAGGGTGACGTTTGACGAGCCGCCGCGGAAAGACGGACCGGCGCCGGACGCCAAAGCCCCGTCCGGGAAAGACAAGCCGGAGTCCGGCAAACGAGCGTTCGGGACGTTCCGCTCCATCATGGAGACCCTGAGCGGGAACCagaacagcaacaacaacaacgctCCGAGCGCCAAGAAGAGCGAGTCCAAGAGCAGAAACAAGACGAGCGCCGTTTAA
- the LOC122350969 gene encoding synphilin-1 isoform X2 — MDVPEYLDLDEIDFTDDLPYSSKSIPELCRRHDGAADERQAPSINWARSALSGGAGIKPTGIADVYSKFRPVKRVSPLKHQPQESDPETEAKSAEAGKSRGLPLLGELEHYDLDMDEILDVPYIKSEKRSAAAVKDSLLSPVSWPDVRKPRPDQDGLRAPGAHGSEPDALLSDKADGGPSAFPLPPRQDKPWRTFGEADEESKKTQNILNIVREGQISLLPHFAAENLELIRDEDGNNLLHVSAAQGHTDCLQHLTSLMGEDCLNERNTQQLTPAGLAVRNGHLECVRWMVSETEAIAELSCTREHPSLIHYAARHGQERVLLWLLQFMQEQGISLDEADQNGNTAVHVAAQFGHLSCVQTLVEYGSNVTVQNQQGERPSQSAERQGHSTCSRYLVVVETCMSLASQVVKLTKQLHEQTTARVALQNQLHLLLQTHELNGRPPSPSSHVESWPEMILSAEAAPDNGQWTLKQRHMDSDAGQRKLLGEAGPAAGPMRRLGPGERRELKLARLKQIMQRSLSESDAEESKAPGPERPTQLSIAEPDENKHKFSLTHRTSKPADACNPSPSSDHSDPETKSEELPDGQKLTTSPKSALKSPSSRRKTSQNLKLRVTFDEPPRKDGPAPDAKAPSGKDKPESGKRAFGTFRSIMETLSGNQNSNNNNAPSAKKSESKSRNKTSAV, encoded by the exons ATGGACGTTCCTGAATACCTGGATCTGGATGAGATTGACTTCACGGATGATTTACCT TACTCGTCCAAGAGTATTCCTGAGCTGTGCCGGAGACACGATGGAGCGGCCGACGAGAGACAAG CTCCGTCTATTAACTGGGCTCGCAGCGCGCTGTCCGGCGGAGCGGGAATCAAACCCACCGGCATCGCCGACGTCTACAGCAAGTTCCGTCCGGTCAAGCGCGTGTCTCCGCTCAAACACCAGCCGCAGGAGTCTGACCCCGAGACCGAGGCCAAGAGCGCCGAGGCCGGTAAGAGCCGAGGCCTGCCGCTGCTGGGAGAGCTGGAGCACTACGACCTGGACATGGACGAGATCCTGGACGTGCCCTACATCAAGTCCGAGAAGAGGAGCGCGGCCGCGGTGAAAGACAGCCTCCTGTCGCCCGTCAGCTGGCCCGACGTCAGGAAGCCCCGGCCGGATCAGGACGGGCTCCGGGCCCCGGGTGCTCACGGGTCAGAGCCGGACGCTCTTCTCTCCGACAAAGCCGACGGCGGCCCGAGCGCCTTCCCTCTCCCGCCGAGGCAGGACAAGCCCTGGAGGACGTTTGGAGAAGCGGACGAGGAAAGCAAGAAGACCCAGAACATCCTGAACATCGTGAGAGAAGGACAGATCTCGCTGCTG CCTCACTTCGCGGCGGAGAACCTGGAGCTCATCCGAGACGAGGACGGGAACAACCTGCTCCATGTGTCTGCGGCTCAGGGTCACACCGACTGCCTGCAGCACCTCACCTCGCTAATGGGCGAGGACTGCCTTAACGAACGCAACACACAGCAGCTGACGCCCGCCGGCCTCGCCGTCAgg aatggTCATCTGGAGTGTGTGCGCTGGATGGTGAGTGAAACCGAAGCCATCGCCGAGCTCAGCTGTACTCGTGAACATCCCAGCCTCATCCACTACGCCGCGAGACACGGAcag GAGCGGGTGCTGCTGTGGCTGCTTCAGTTCATGCAGGAGCAGGGCATCTCTCTGGACGAGGCGGATCAGAACGGGAACACAGCGGTTCATGTGGCGGCTCAGTTCGGACATCTCAGCTGTGTTCAG ACTCTGGTGGAGTACGGCTCAAACGTGACGGTGCAGAACCAGCAGGGCGAGCGTCCGTCCCAGAGTGCCGAGCGGCAGGGTCACAGCACCTGCTCCAGGTATCTGGTGGTGGTGGAGACCTGCATGTCTCTGGCCTCGCAGGTGGTCAAACTGACCAAACAACTGCACGA ACAAACGACGGCGCGAGTCGCTCTTCAGAATCAGCTTCATCTGCTGCTGCAGACTCACGAGCTGAACGGCAGACCGCCCTCACCCAG CTCTCACGTCGAGTCGTGGCCGGAGATGATCTTGTCGGCCGAAGCGGCTCCTGATAACGGTCAGTGGACGCTGAAGCAGAGACACATGGACTCGGACGCCGGCCAGCGCAAGCTTCTGGGGGAGGCGGGGCCTGCAGCCGGACCAATGAGACGGCTGGGGCCAGGCGAGAGGCGGGAACTCAAGCTGGCTCGTCTCAAGCAGATCATGCAGCGCTCTCTCAGCGAATCAGACGCAGAAGAGTCCAAAGCGCCCGGCCCCGAGCGGCCCACGCAGCTGTCCATCGCGGAGCCCGACGAGAACAAGCACAAGTTCTCCTTAACCCACAGAACTTCCAAACCCGCGGACGCCTGCAACCCGTCTCCGTCGTCTGACCACAGCGACCCGGAAACCAAGAGCGAAGAGCTTCCCGACGGCCAGAAGCTCACCACCAGTCCCAAGAGCGCCCTCAAGTCCCCGTCGTCTCGCAGGAAGACCTCGCAGAACCTCAAGCTGAGGGTGACGTTTGACGAGCCGCCGCGGAAAGACGGACCGGCGCCGGACGCCAAAGCCCCGTCCGGGAAAGACAAGCCGGAGTCCGGCAAACGAGCGTTCGGGACGTTCCGCTCCATCATGGAGACCCTGAGCGGGAACCagaacagcaacaacaacaacgctCCGAGCGCCAAGAAGAGCGAGTCCAAGAGCAGAAACAAGACGAGCGCCGTTTAA
- the LOC122350969 gene encoding synphilin-1 isoform X1, with translation MDVPEYLDLDEIDFTDDLPYSSKSIPELCRRHDGAADERQVLVSAPSINWARSALSGGAGIKPTGIADVYSKFRPVKRVSPLKHQPQESDPETEAKSAEAGKSRGLPLLGELEHYDLDMDEILDVPYIKSEKRSAAAVKDSLLSPVSWPDVRKPRPDQDGLRAPGAHGSEPDALLSDKADGGPSAFPLPPRQDKPWRTFGEADEESKKTQNILNIVREGQISLLPHFAAENLELIRDEDGNNLLHVSAAQGHTDCLQHLTSLMGEDCLNERNTQQLTPAGLAVRNGHLECVRWMVSETEAIAELSCTREHPSLIHYAARHGQERVLLWLLQFMQEQGISLDEADQNGNTAVHVAAQFGHLSCVQTLVEYGSNVTVQNQQGERPSQSAERQGHSTCSRYLVVVETCMSLASQVVKLTKQLHEQTTARVALQNQLHLLLQTHELNGRPPSPSSHVESWPEMILSAEAAPDNGQWTLKQRHMDSDAGQRKLLGEAGPAAGPMRRLGPGERRELKLARLKQIMQRSLSESDAEESKAPGPERPTQLSIAEPDENKHKFSLTHRTSKPADACNPSPSSDHSDPETKSEELPDGQKLTTSPKSALKSPSSRRKTSQNLKLRVTFDEPPRKDGPAPDAKAPSGKDKPESGKRAFGTFRSIMETLSGNQNSNNNNAPSAKKSESKSRNKTSAV, from the exons ATGGACGTTCCTGAATACCTGGATCTGGATGAGATTGACTTCACGGATGATTTACCT TACTCGTCCAAGAGTATTCCTGAGCTGTGCCGGAGACACGATGGAGCGGCCGACGAGAGACAAG ttttGGTTTCAGCTCCGTCTATTAACTGGGCTCGCAGCGCGCTGTCCGGCGGAGCGGGAATCAAACCCACCGGCATCGCCGACGTCTACAGCAAGTTCCGTCCGGTCAAGCGCGTGTCTCCGCTCAAACACCAGCCGCAGGAGTCTGACCCCGAGACCGAGGCCAAGAGCGCCGAGGCCGGTAAGAGCCGAGGCCTGCCGCTGCTGGGAGAGCTGGAGCACTACGACCTGGACATGGACGAGATCCTGGACGTGCCCTACATCAAGTCCGAGAAGAGGAGCGCGGCCGCGGTGAAAGACAGCCTCCTGTCGCCCGTCAGCTGGCCCGACGTCAGGAAGCCCCGGCCGGATCAGGACGGGCTCCGGGCCCCGGGTGCTCACGGGTCAGAGCCGGACGCTCTTCTCTCCGACAAAGCCGACGGCGGCCCGAGCGCCTTCCCTCTCCCGCCGAGGCAGGACAAGCCCTGGAGGACGTTTGGAGAAGCGGACGAGGAAAGCAAGAAGACCCAGAACATCCTGAACATCGTGAGAGAAGGACAGATCTCGCTGCTG CCTCACTTCGCGGCGGAGAACCTGGAGCTCATCCGAGACGAGGACGGGAACAACCTGCTCCATGTGTCTGCGGCTCAGGGTCACACCGACTGCCTGCAGCACCTCACCTCGCTAATGGGCGAGGACTGCCTTAACGAACGCAACACACAGCAGCTGACGCCCGCCGGCCTCGCCGTCAgg aatggTCATCTGGAGTGTGTGCGCTGGATGGTGAGTGAAACCGAAGCCATCGCCGAGCTCAGCTGTACTCGTGAACATCCCAGCCTCATCCACTACGCCGCGAGACACGGAcag GAGCGGGTGCTGCTGTGGCTGCTTCAGTTCATGCAGGAGCAGGGCATCTCTCTGGACGAGGCGGATCAGAACGGGAACACAGCGGTTCATGTGGCGGCTCAGTTCGGACATCTCAGCTGTGTTCAG ACTCTGGTGGAGTACGGCTCAAACGTGACGGTGCAGAACCAGCAGGGCGAGCGTCCGTCCCAGAGTGCCGAGCGGCAGGGTCACAGCACCTGCTCCAGGTATCTGGTGGTGGTGGAGACCTGCATGTCTCTGGCCTCGCAGGTGGTCAAACTGACCAAACAACTGCACGA ACAAACGACGGCGCGAGTCGCTCTTCAGAATCAGCTTCATCTGCTGCTGCAGACTCACGAGCTGAACGGCAGACCGCCCTCACCCAG CTCTCACGTCGAGTCGTGGCCGGAGATGATCTTGTCGGCCGAAGCGGCTCCTGATAACGGTCAGTGGACGCTGAAGCAGAGACACATGGACTCGGACGCCGGCCAGCGCAAGCTTCTGGGGGAGGCGGGGCCTGCAGCCGGACCAATGAGACGGCTGGGGCCAGGCGAGAGGCGGGAACTCAAGCTGGCTCGTCTCAAGCAGATCATGCAGCGCTCTCTCAGCGAATCAGACGCAGAAGAGTCCAAAGCGCCCGGCCCCGAGCGGCCCACGCAGCTGTCCATCGCGGAGCCCGACGAGAACAAGCACAAGTTCTCCTTAACCCACAGAACTTCCAAACCCGCGGACGCCTGCAACCCGTCTCCGTCGTCTGACCACAGCGACCCGGAAACCAAGAGCGAAGAGCTTCCCGACGGCCAGAAGCTCACCACCAGTCCCAAGAGCGCCCTCAAGTCCCCGTCGTCTCGCAGGAAGACCTCGCAGAACCTCAAGCTGAGGGTGACGTTTGACGAGCCGCCGCGGAAAGACGGACCGGCGCCGGACGCCAAAGCCCCGTCCGGGAAAGACAAGCCGGAGTCCGGCAAACGAGCGTTCGGGACGTTCCGCTCCATCATGGAGACCCTGAGCGGGAACCagaacagcaacaacaacaacgctCCGAGCGCCAAGAAGAGCGAGTCCAAGAGCAGAAACAAGACGAGCGCCGTTTAA